In Ruminococcaceae bacterium BL-4, one DNA window encodes the following:
- a CDS encoding protein of unknown function (Evidence 5 : Unknown function) — MPSFLKKYAFSLDNYYLESYNNLVSIAMRWRSSVGRAADL; from the coding sequence ATGCCCTCTTTTTTAAAAAAATATGCTTTTTCTCTTGACAACTATTATTTAGAGTCCTATAATAATCTAGTGTCAATCGCGATGCGCTGGCGTAGCTCAGTTGGTAGAGCAGCTGATTTGTAA
- a CDS encoding protein of unknown function (Evidence 5 : Unknown function) codes for MEMKTYHCMDPKENPQPVWTHAQREAIKELQEDAVARFKADPDSFFPDPTQDKKP; via the coding sequence ATGGAGATGAAAACGTATCATTGTATGGATCCGAAAGAGAATCCACAGCCTGTTTGGACTCATGCCCAAAGAGAGGCTATTAAAGAGCTGCAGGAAGATGCGGTGGCACGGTTTAAAGCAGATCCGGATTCATTCTTTCCCGATCCCACACAGGACAAAAAGCCCTGA
- a CDS encoding Tyrosine-protein kinase transmembrane modulator EpsC, producing the protein MEDQISLNDIFFAIRKQWKKILLATIVGALAAFLISSFLIPKKYTSSIELYVNNGTNTSTTNAINPNDLTASQKLVGTYIVILKNRDVLSQVAAKIGNISYEQLQSDISMSAVDNTEVLKISAEAENPQLSVNICKAMADTAPDILKRVVKSGSVEVIGSASVPTEPSSPNIKRNTLIGALAFLIISIFISIMMLIKDNTVKGEKDIQEKLKVPVLGEIPDLNADNKGGYRYG; encoded by the coding sequence ATGGAAGATCAAATTTCTCTCAATGATATATTTTTTGCCATTCGGAAGCAATGGAAAAAAATATTGTTGGCGACTATCGTAGGGGCGTTGGCTGCCTTTTTAATTTCTTCTTTTTTGATTCCAAAAAAGTATACCTCTTCAATTGAATTGTATGTGAATAACGGAACAAATACTTCCACTACAAATGCAATTAATCCAAATGACTTGACCGCATCTCAGAAACTGGTCGGTACCTATATTGTTATTTTAAAAAATCGGGATGTCTTGAGCCAAGTAGCTGCAAAAATCGGGAATATTTCTTATGAACAGTTGCAGTCGGATATTTCTATGAGTGCAGTAGACAATACGGAAGTTTTAAAAATTTCTGCCGAAGCGGAAAATCCACAGTTGTCTGTCAATATCTGTAAAGCAATGGCAGATACCGCACCGGATATTCTTAAGCGGGTTGTAAAGTCTGGTTCTGTCGAAGTAATTGGTTCTGCTTCTGTTCCAACAGAACCGTCTTCTCCTAATATCAAACGAAACACCCTGATAGGAGCTCTCGCTTTTTTAATTATCTCTATTTTTATATCAATTATGATGCTTATAAAGGATAACACTGTAAAGGGAGAAAAGGATATTCAGGAAAAGCTAAAAGTTCCTGTGTTGGGAGAAATCCCTGATTTAAATGCTGATAATAAGGGGGGATACCGCTATGGCTAA
- the gerKA gene encoding spore germination receptor subunit (Evidence 2a : Function from experimental evidences in other organisms; PubMedId : 10762253, 16707705, 16740944; Product type cp : cell process), with amino-acid sequence MLMILQNLLKKIKYRTILNEATKNVADSTPESKNESSSQPTMTTSLKDNIEIMKSYLGDCNDVKIREFTFGRFPAINAALIFIDGLVSNDIITEGIMKPLMLSDARTKGNVIEDVQKRIICSGDVINSDKEDKLLESCLCGDTVLLIDGYRSGIIISSKGWDKRSVTEPQTEAVTRGPREGFTENFRTNTSLLRRKIRNPAFRMDTFVIGEKTRTIVSVAYLKGVADESLIAEVKRRLNSINVDSILESGYIEQYIEDAPFSIFPTIGKSEKPDVVAGKILEGRAAIIVDGTPFVLTVPMLFTESFQTAEDYYARTFYSSILRLLRFLSFTFAVFGPAFFIAITTFHQELIPTTLMFTIATAREGTPFPTAIEALILLLAFEILREAGLRLPRPIGQAVSIVGALVMGDAAVSAGLVGAPMVVTVAISAMAEFVTPEHQDAIIVLRLVLLVLSATLGGFGISLGTLWMLIDLASLKSFGVPFFAGVAPMHIQDWKDLFIRAPLWTMKKRPPEFAHQDITRQQSHIPPGDTTTSSNGDAKS; translated from the coding sequence ATGCTAATGATATTGCAAAATTTACTGAAAAAAATAAAATATAGAACCATTTTAAATGAAGCAACAAAAAACGTTGCAGATTCTACACCTGAATCTAAAAATGAAAGCTCCTCCCAACCAACAATGACAACCTCTTTAAAAGATAATATTGAAATCATGAAAAGTTATCTTGGTGATTGTAACGATGTAAAGATTCGTGAGTTCACGTTTGGAAGATTCCCGGCTATTAATGCTGCCTTAATCTTTATAGATGGGCTGGTAAGCAACGATATTATTACTGAGGGAATTATGAAGCCTCTGATGCTGTCTGACGCCAGGACAAAAGGAAACGTAATAGAAGATGTTCAAAAACGCATTATTTGCTCAGGGGATGTAATAAACTCCGACAAGGAAGATAAGCTACTGGAAAGCTGCTTATGCGGAGATACCGTTTTACTGATAGACGGATACCGCTCTGGAATCATTATCAGCAGTAAAGGATGGGATAAACGCAGTGTTACAGAGCCCCAAACTGAAGCCGTTACAAGAGGTCCACGAGAGGGGTTTACCGAAAATTTCAGAACAAATACATCTCTTTTGCGTAGAAAAATAAGGAATCCTGCTTTCAGAATGGATACCTTTGTGATTGGTGAAAAGACAAGAACGATCGTTTCAGTTGCTTACCTAAAAGGGGTAGCGGACGAAAGCCTTATCGCTGAAGTTAAAAGGCGTCTCAACTCAATAAACGTGGATTCCATCTTGGAGTCCGGCTATATCGAGCAATATATAGAAGATGCCCCCTTTAGCATTTTTCCAACAATTGGGAAAAGTGAAAAACCAGACGTGGTAGCAGGCAAAATTTTGGAAGGGCGGGCTGCAATCATTGTGGACGGCACGCCTTTCGTATTGACCGTTCCAATGCTTTTCACAGAGAGCTTTCAGACAGCAGAAGACTATTATGCACGAACCTTTTATTCCAGTATCCTACGCTTGTTAAGGTTTCTTTCTTTTACCTTTGCAGTGTTTGGACCCGCCTTTTTTATTGCCATTACAACCTTTCATCAAGAGTTAATTCCGACTACATTAATGTTTACCATTGCAACCGCTCGGGAAGGGACCCCCTTCCCCACTGCTATTGAAGCATTAATCCTTTTGCTGGCCTTTGAAATTCTGCGAGAAGCAGGGCTGAGACTGCCTCGTCCAATTGGGCAGGCAGTTAGTATTGTCGGCGCTCTGGTAATGGGGGACGCCGCCGTTTCAGCAGGACTGGTCGGCGCACCTATGGTTGTAACGGTTGCCATATCCGCAATGGCAGAATTTGTAACGCCGGAACATCAAGATGCCATTATTGTCCTTCGCTTAGTTTTATTGGTCCTATCGGCAACTCTTGGGGGATTTGGAATCTCACTGGGTACTTTATGGATGCTGATTGATTTAGCTTCGTTAAAATCATTTGGTGTTCCATTCTTTGCAGGAGTCGCACCAATGCATATACAAGATTGGAAAGACCTATTTATTCGCGCTCCTCTTTGGACGATGAAAAAACGTCCGCCAGAGTTTGCACACCAAGATATTACCAGGCAACAGAGTCATATTCCACCAGGAGATACTACTACGTCTTCGAATGGGGATGCAAAATCATGA
- a CDS encoding Sortase family protein: MKYEFRKKSRKSNGIKFVFYPIAFFVLTVLLIAVAFGPIVMPYLNMMDLAFTSSTPQFDENAANIYQGSVQNTGDTLKSSDIKFPSAGETFGALHISSVGIDAPLIYGDNIKNMVNGVEVYSGTYLPGQGHTILIGGHNNTYFLPLPNVNVGDQVELCTNYGTYLYEITGSQTARYDDTTAYDLKKQEENLILYTCHNIAGIGATPYRVFVYAKYVSGPEILS, from the coding sequence ATGAAATACGAATTCCGAAAGAAATCCAGAAAAAGCAATGGGATAAAATTTGTTTTTTATCCCATTGCTTTCTTTGTGTTAACAGTTTTATTAATAGCCGTTGCATTTGGTCCTATTGTGATGCCGTATTTAAATATGATGGATTTGGCTTTTACCTCCAGTACTCCTCAATTTGATGAAAATGCCGCTAATATTTATCAAGGCTCCGTTCAGAATACGGGAGATACCTTAAAAAGCAGTGATATCAAATTTCCTTCTGCGGGAGAGACTTTTGGAGCGCTGCACATTTCGTCGGTGGGCATTGATGCACCCCTTATTTATGGAGACAATATCAAAAACATGGTTAATGGTGTGGAGGTTTATTCCGGAACCTATCTTCCCGGACAGGGGCACACCATTTTAATCGGTGGACACAATAATACTTATTTTCTTCCACTTCCGAATGTCAATGTTGGAGATCAGGTAGAACTCTGCACGAATTATGGGACTTATCTTTATGAGATTACCGGTTCGCAGACAGCTCGGTATGATGATACGACCGCTTATGATCTGAAAAAGCAGGAAGAGAATCTGATTCTTTATACCTGTCACAATATAGCAGGGATCGGTGCGACTCCCTATCGTGTATTTGTTTATGCCAAATATGTTTCCGGGCCTGAGATTCTATCATAA
- a CDS encoding M48 family peptidase: MNNLVSYQLIRSKRRTLALLITRECKVIVRAPQKLPQKEIDRFLEAHTKWLTYHLLQQQQKAEAEGEISPEEKAKYIRQANEILPQRIAFFADVMGVFPTKVRITDAKARFGSCSAKNSICFSWRLMRYPKEVIDYVVVHELAHIRYKNHGAEFYQLIASVLPDYRKRWALLKEPPVK, from the coding sequence ATGAATAATCTAGTTTCCTATCAGTTGATTCGTTCCAAACGACGTACGTTGGCGCTTTTGATCACACGAGAATGCAAAGTAATCGTTCGTGCTCCACAGAAATTGCCTCAGAAAGAGATTGACCGATTTTTGGAAGCCCATACAAAATGGCTTACATACCATCTTTTGCAGCAGCAACAGAAAGCAGAAGCTGAAGGAGAGATTTCTCCAGAAGAGAAAGCCAAATATATTCGGCAGGCAAATGAAATCCTTCCCCAAAGAATAGCTTTTTTTGCAGACGTCATGGGAGTTTTTCCGACGAAAGTTCGGATTACAGATGCAAAGGCACGTTTTGGGAGTTGCAGTGCAAAAAACAGCATCTGTTTTTCGTGGAGGCTGATGAGATATCCAAAAGAAGTGATCGATTATGTTGTCGTACATGAACTGGCGCATATTCGCTATAAAAATCATGGTGCTGAATTTTATCAACTGATTGCTTCTGTTCTTCCGGATTATCGAAAGCGCTGGGCACTTTTAAAAGAGCCTCCCGTAAAATAA
- a CDS encoding conserved protein of unknown function (Evidence 4 : Unknown function but conserved in other organisms), with the protein MEISKGRYRHFKGNEYRVLCLARNSETLEQMVVYQALYGEHEVWVRPASMWNETVNKDGKTIKRFTYLGNE; encoded by the coding sequence ATGGAAATTTCAAAAGGCAGATATCGCCATTTTAAAGGAAATGAGTACAGAGTACTCTGTTTGGCGCGCAATTCTGAAACATTGGAACAAATGGTGGTTTATCAGGCACTTTACGGAGAACATGAAGTTTGGGTGCGGCCCGCCTCTATGTGGAATGAAACGGTCAACAAAGATGGGAAAACGATCAAGCGTTTTACTTATCTTGGAAATGAATAA
- a CDS encoding Polysacc_synt_2 domain-containing protein, giving the protein MKENKIMAKRRAVLCGFDLLILAVSYSVILLCFMNSSVILNGKFELQICISRFFFLAICIIGFRICFKIYNHIWRYAGISIYLRLIISDFIAGLEILFIGQLIPYLDLGFRMNLCVVSLNCLISLSARMFYQSQYARHNAAQHTSAEQSHKINIAIVGAGNIGATLAQELIRNPQSHYKPLCFIDLDKDKIGQKLNGLPVYAEDEHIVQWIQEMPIHEVVIALPDLDGDNRKRLYDLYSQTGCKVKLYDYPFGERKEQGIRNFIRDIKIEDLLSRESIQLDNSSSENYYKGKVILVTGGGGSIGSELCRQIAKMQPKKLIIFDIYENNAYDVQQELLLKYASSLKLKVIIGSIRDIDRLEQVFSTERPQVVIHAAAHKHVPLMEQNSVEAIKNNVFGTYNTVNMAEKYKVEKFVLISTDKAVNPTNIMGASKRLCEMIIQSRYDSKTQFVAVRFGNVLGSNGSVIPLFEKEIAQGGPVTITDKRIIRYFMTIPEAAQLVLQAGAMAKKGELFVLDMGKPVHIYDLAKNMIRLSGLIPGQDIQIVEIGLRPGEKLYEELLIKSEEMVKTENDRIFIERDKPLTRAQVEEKLCILKQAIQDASNEVVKEAFQKVVPTFQNPDIVNAAAEHQIDSKTKESLPVSVETQKWA; this is encoded by the coding sequence ATGAAGGAAAACAAAATCATGGCCAAACGAAGAGCTGTTCTATGCGGATTTGATTTACTAATACTGGCTGTGTCCTATAGTGTTATTTTGCTGTGTTTCATGAATAGTTCGGTAATTTTAAATGGAAAATTCGAACTGCAAATTTGCATATCACGTTTTTTCTTTTTAGCTATTTGTATTATCGGCTTTCGAATCTGTTTTAAAATTTACAATCATATCTGGAGATACGCTGGCATCAGTATTTATCTTCGTCTGATTATTTCCGATTTCATTGCAGGATTGGAAATTCTTTTTATTGGTCAATTGATTCCATATCTTGATTTAGGATTTAGGATGAATTTATGCGTCGTTTCTCTAAACTGTCTTATTTCTCTGTCAGCGCGTATGTTCTATCAGTCACAATATGCCCGCCATAATGCTGCACAGCATACATCCGCCGAACAAAGTCATAAGATAAATATAGCAATTGTAGGAGCTGGCAATATTGGAGCAACCCTTGCACAGGAACTAATCCGTAATCCACAGTCTCATTATAAGCCGCTCTGCTTTATTGATCTTGATAAAGATAAAATTGGGCAAAAACTCAATGGCCTACCGGTTTATGCAGAGGACGAGCATATCGTACAGTGGATTCAAGAAATGCCAATTCACGAAGTGGTAATTGCATTACCGGACCTGGATGGCGATAATCGAAAACGTCTTTATGATCTCTACAGTCAAACTGGATGTAAGGTAAAACTTTACGATTATCCTTTCGGTGAACGTAAGGAACAAGGGATTCGTAATTTTATCAGGGATATCAAAATTGAAGATCTGCTTTCTCGAGAAAGCATCCAGCTAGATAATAGCTCTTCAGAAAACTACTACAAAGGAAAAGTCATACTTGTCACTGGCGGCGGCGGTTCTATCGGCTCAGAATTATGCCGTCAGATTGCAAAAATGCAGCCTAAAAAGCTAATTATCTTTGATATTTATGAAAATAACGCTTATGATGTACAGCAAGAGCTGCTCTTAAAATACGCTTCTTCTCTAAAATTGAAAGTTATCATTGGTTCTATTAGAGATATAGACAGACTGGAACAAGTCTTTTCTACCGAACGCCCACAGGTTGTCATCCATGCAGCAGCCCACAAACACGTACCGTTAATGGAACAAAATTCGGTAGAAGCCATTAAGAATAATGTATTTGGCACCTACAACACCGTTAATATGGCCGAAAAATACAAAGTCGAAAAATTTGTTCTGATTTCTACCGACAAAGCCGTCAATCCTACCAACATTATGGGAGCTTCCAAACGCTTATGTGAAATGATTATTCAAAGCCGTTATGACAGCAAAACTCAGTTTGTTGCTGTACGTTTTGGAAATGTATTGGGTTCCAACGGGTCTGTTATCCCTCTATTCGAAAAAGAGATTGCACAGGGCGGGCCTGTCACAATTACGGATAAGCGTATTATTCGATATTTTATGACCATTCCAGAAGCAGCCCAGTTAGTTCTGCAGGCAGGGGCAATGGCTAAAAAAGGAGAATTGTTTGTCCTCGATATGGGAAAGCCTGTACATATTTATGACCTGGCTAAAAATATGATTCGCTTGTCCGGCCTTATTCCTGGACAAGATATTCAAATTGTTGAAATTGGTCTTCGTCCCGGAGAAAAGCTTTACGAAGAATTACTGATCAAAAGTGAAGAAATGGTCAAAACAGAAAATGATCGTATCTTTATCGAACGGGATAAACCGCTTACGCGAGCACAGGTGGAAGAAAAGCTTTGTATTTTAAAGCAAGCAATACAAGATGCAAGCAACGAAGTTGTAAAAGAAGCATTTCAAAAAGTGGTTCCCACTTTTCAGAATCCTGATATTGTCAATGCCGCTGCTGAACATCAAATAGATTCAAAGACAAAAGAAAGTCTTCCTGTATCTGTAGAAACACAAAAGTGGGCATAG
- a CDS encoding exported protein of unknown function (Evidence 5 : Unknown function) — MKKLLAIFCAGIMMVAMAIPAFAATTKNDIITEMKSGIQIGTQTRQIPDQYVKLAEDFLNANNLTDAQLSTALSDLKEAKETWASTGKASFNEIPPDIQTKLENMATEAAKKVGATLTFGGKTISVVDKNGKTYSTSTQSNPIKQTGADYTALTVIVLAILGSLGVIVTVSAKNHLVKVH; from the coding sequence ATGAAAAAGTTACTTGCAATTTTTTGTGCAGGAATTATGATGGTTGCAATGGCAATTCCGGCTTTTGCTGCAACTACAAAAAATGATATTATTACGGAGATGAAGTCTGGAATCCAGATTGGTACCCAGACAAGACAGATCCCGGATCAGTATGTTAAATTGGCAGAAGATTTTCTCAATGCTAACAATTTGACGGATGCACAGCTTTCTACGGCACTTAGCGATCTGAAAGAAGCCAAAGAGACATGGGCAAGTACCGGTAAGGCATCCTTCAATGAGATTCCACCCGATATTCAGACAAAATTGGAAAATATGGCCACCGAAGCTGCCAAAAAGGTAGGTGCCACTCTTACTTTTGGTGGCAAAACCATTTCTGTTGTAGATAAAAATGGTAAGACTTACAGTACTTCTACACAGTCTAATCCCATTAAACAGACTGGTGCGGATTATACCGCTTTGACGGTAATTGTGCTTGCAATCCTTGGTTCTTTGGGAGTAATTGTTACAGTTTCTGCTAAGAATCATTTGGTAAAAGTGCACTAA
- a CDS encoding Capsular exopolysaccharide family, with translation MAKKQESRRRSRSSTLLNSKTAFSVVEAYKTIRANLIFATSTSQKKAVIFTSAEPSAGKSTTCINLGITTAQLGARVVILDADMRKPTLHKFVRLSNTKGLSKCLCGLESMEDSMYRDVFQNLDIITAGPIPPNPSELLSSESMVRLLDTLSKSYDYIFVDTPPINVVADGLMCIRYAAGAVLVARQKQTRYAELQKAINSIRNIDGNLLGVVVTNVNQKDKPYAYSEEYKYEYKNK, from the coding sequence ATGGCTAAAAAACAGGAATCAAGACGTAGAAGTCGCTCCAGTACTTTGTTAAATAGTAAAACAGCTTTTTCAGTAGTAGAAGCATATAAGACTATTCGAGCAAATCTTATTTTTGCGACTTCAACTTCTCAGAAAAAAGCAGTTATTTTTACTAGTGCGGAACCTTCTGCGGGGAAATCAACTACCTGTATAAATTTGGGGATTACAACGGCGCAGCTTGGAGCACGTGTGGTGATCCTTGATGCCGATATGAGAAAACCGACTCTACACAAATTTGTGCGTCTTAGCAATACAAAGGGTCTTTCAAAATGTTTATGTGGACTTGAGAGCATGGAAGACAGTATGTATCGGGATGTATTCCAAAACTTGGATATCATTACTGCTGGACCGATCCCGCCGAATCCTTCGGAACTCCTTAGCTCGGAAAGTATGGTACGACTTTTGGATACTTTGTCTAAATCGTATGATTATATATTTGTAGATACACCGCCAATCAATGTGGTAGCGGATGGACTTATGTGTATTCGTTATGCAGCTGGTGCAGTTTTAGTTGCACGTCAGAAGCAGACTCGGTATGCTGAACTTCAAAAAGCGATTAATAGCATTCGGAATATTGATGGAAATCTGCTTGGAGTAGTCGTTACGAATGTTAATCAAAAAGACAAGCCTTATGCTTATTCTGAAGAATATAAATATGAATACAAAAACAAATAA
- a CDS encoding conserved protein of unknown function (Evidence 4 : Unknown function but conserved in other organisms) has product MKKGISIASIVIGIITALCGAATIVFGALGLFSSKYRA; this is encoded by the coding sequence ATGAAAAAAGGAATCTCGATAGCTTCAATAGTGATCGGAATTATTACGGCTCTTTGTGGAGCTGCAACGATTGTTTTTGGTGCTTTGGGTTTATTTTCTTCTAAATATCGTGCTTGA
- a CDS encoding Manganese-dependent protein-tyrosine phosphatase, which produces MLILKNINMNTKTNNLSFVDVHTHCLPGMDDGAKDCNMSIQMLQTLKKQGVRKAFLTPHYYPQRESLSDFLQRRSDSYRILSSFQGMADSPEAFLGAEIYLIQGLCEVDLRPLCLGDTRLLLLELPRQPYHPWILEELRNLTYALNIIPVLAHIERYQAYYHSEDFEELLSFEDLILQFNAGALQSHENRRFLYSLSEEGYPMLIGSDTHNMSTRMPPFDKALPVLTKKRHGRELFANVQETWANLEL; this is translated from the coding sequence ATGCTTATTCTGAAGAATATAAATATGAATACAAAAACAAATAATTTATCTTTTGTGGATGTTCATACACATTGTCTTCCGGGGATGGACGATGGTGCCAAAGACTGCAATATGTCGATTCAGATGCTCCAGACCTTAAAAAAACAGGGAGTCAGAAAAGCCTTTTTAACTCCGCATTATTATCCGCAGAGAGAATCACTTTCTGATTTTTTACAGAGACGATCAGATTCTTATCGTATTCTCAGCTCATTTCAAGGAATGGCTGATAGTCCGGAAGCTTTTTTAGGGGCGGAGATTTATTTAATTCAGGGATTATGCGAAGTGGATTTGCGGCCGCTTTGCCTGGGAGACACAAGACTTCTTTTATTGGAACTTCCCAGGCAGCCCTATCATCCGTGGATCTTAGAAGAGTTACGCAATTTGACCTACGCACTTAACATTATTCCCGTGCTAGCGCATATTGAACGATATCAGGCATATTATCATTCGGAAGATTTTGAAGAGCTTTTATCTTTTGAAGATTTGATTTTGCAGTTTAATGCCGGTGCACTTCAAAGCCATGAAAATCGTCGATTTCTTTATTCACTTTCAGAAGAAGGCTATCCGATGCTGATCGGCAGTGATACCCATAATATGAGTACACGAATGCCTCCTTTTGATAAAGCACTGCCAGTGTTGACGAAAAAGCGCCATGGGCGGGAGTTGTTTGCAAATGTACAGGAAACATGGGCTAATTTGGAACTATAA
- a CDS encoding membrane protein of unknown function (Evidence 5 : Unknown function) yields the protein MSIKSNADQKPMMKHIISLILSFFLSLFLFLLSCAVLFQLTVFSAPFLKEQIIKSNTASYLAQDLKEMFISYGISSGFDEAFFNSALDENEIQSDLFGEVDHLYDPSVPETNFDSFQNQMYQKLMENVKERNIEVTDTANGALQYLAQVCRESYQETIHIPLSSHASSMLQFLKEPILIATIGLAALALFVIVFLYFLRHKRSFCRYCIYACSGAALTLFVPWAVVVLGGRIEKIAITQKALYALITTYVHQVLSFLLITIGILVLMVVVFLIVYFVLEKKDCQRMFGNPSIKLF from the coding sequence ATGTCGATAAAATCAAATGCAGATCAAAAGCCGATGATGAAACATATCATTTCATTGATCTTATCCTTTTTTTTGAGCCTTTTTCTCTTTTTGCTTTCCTGTGCGGTTCTCTTTCAGCTGACGGTTTTTTCTGCGCCTTTTCTGAAAGAACAGATTATCAAAAGCAATACAGCTTCTTATTTGGCACAGGATTTGAAGGAAATGTTCATATCTTATGGGATCAGCAGCGGTTTTGATGAAGCATTTTTTAATTCAGCATTAGATGAAAATGAGATTCAGTCAGATCTTTTTGGGGAAGTGGACCACTTATATGACCCTTCTGTCCCAGAAACCAATTTTGACAGCTTTCAAAATCAGATGTATCAAAAGCTGATGGAAAACGTAAAAGAGCGGAATATTGAAGTGACGGACACAGCTAATGGGGCTTTGCAGTATCTTGCGCAGGTTTGCCGTGAAAGCTATCAGGAGACGATTCATATTCCATTATCTTCTCATGCTTCCAGTATGCTGCAATTTTTAAAGGAACCAATCTTAATAGCAACCATTGGACTGGCCGCTTTAGCGCTTTTTGTGATCGTATTTCTTTACTTCCTTCGGCATAAACGTTCTTTTTGCCGCTATTGTATTTATGCTTGTTCCGGTGCTGCTTTAACACTGTTTGTCCCGTGGGCTGTTGTTGTTTTGGGGGGCAGAATCGAAAAGATTGCGATTACTCAAAAAGCACTTTATGCACTGATCACAACTTATGTTCATCAGGTGCTTTCTTTTCTCCTCATAACGATAGGAATCCTTGTATTGATGGTCGTTGTTTTCTTAATCGTTTATTTCGTGCTGGAGAAAAAGGATTGCCAGAGAATGTTTGGCAACCCTTCTATAAAATTATTCTGA